A genome region from Alistipes dispar includes the following:
- the murB gene encoding UDP-N-acetylmuramate dehydrogenase: protein MIREFHHISLRDRNSFGVEQQAARLAEFETADDLRAIFAGGAPAEWCVLSGGNNILFTRDYDGLLLTPAARGIAVTKDEGDRVYVRAEAGVEWDDLVEWAVGRGLWGIENLSLIPGKAGAAPVQNIGAYGCEAKDVIERVEMFCVETGTMLTLDAAHCGFGYRESVFKHTLRGRVVITAVELRLSRTPQPRLDYGDVAREVEARGGVSLRNIREAISAIRRAKLPDPKVAGNAGSFFKNPVVGASEAARLLAAWPDMPHYPAPDGGVKLAAGWLIDRAGWKGRSEGRVGVHERQALVLVNRGGATGAEVIAFARRIQRSVVERFGVEISTEVNIL from the coding sequence ATGATCCGAGAATTTCACCACATCAGCCTGCGCGACCGCAACAGTTTCGGCGTCGAGCAGCAGGCCGCACGGCTCGCCGAGTTCGAAACGGCCGACGATCTGCGGGCGATCTTCGCCGGAGGCGCGCCCGCGGAGTGGTGCGTGCTGAGCGGCGGCAACAACATCCTCTTCACCCGGGACTACGACGGGCTGCTGCTGACCCCCGCGGCGCGCGGCATCGCCGTGACGAAGGACGAGGGCGATAGGGTGTACGTCCGGGCCGAGGCGGGCGTCGAATGGGACGACCTGGTGGAGTGGGCCGTCGGGCGGGGACTGTGGGGCATCGAGAACCTCTCGCTCATCCCCGGCAAGGCCGGAGCCGCGCCGGTGCAGAACATCGGAGCCTACGGCTGCGAGGCGAAGGACGTCATCGAACGGGTGGAAATGTTCTGCGTCGAAACGGGCACGATGCTCACGCTCGACGCGGCGCACTGCGGCTTCGGCTACCGCGAGAGCGTCTTCAAGCACACGCTCCGGGGGCGCGTGGTCATCACGGCCGTCGAGCTGCGCCTTTCGCGCACGCCGCAGCCCCGGCTGGACTACGGGGACGTCGCGCGCGAGGTCGAGGCCCGCGGGGGCGTGTCGCTGCGCAACATCCGCGAGGCGATCTCGGCGATCCGCCGCGCGAAACTCCCCGATCCGAAAGTCGCGGGTAACGCGGGCAGCTTCTTCAAGAACCCGGTGGTCGGAGCCTCCGAAGCAGCGCGGTTGCTGGCTGCCTGGCCCGACATGCCGCACTACCCCGCCCCGGACGGCGGCGTGAAGCTGGCCGCCGGATGGCTCATCGACCGCGCGGGGTGGAAAGGCCGCAGCGAAGGGCGCGTCGGCGTGCACGAGCGGCAGGCGCTGGTGCTCGTGAACCGCGGAGGCGCGACGGGCGCCGAAGTGATCGCCTTCGCCCGGCGGATCCAGCGGTCGGTCGTCGAACGGTTCGGCGTGGAAATCTCGACCGAAGTCAATATCCTCTGA